From a region of the Mucilaginibacter auburnensis genome:
- a CDS encoding efflux RND transporter periplasmic adaptor subunit, with the protein MKKTLYIPALLLLAACSQQKDKKTELAELKKQQAELNEKVAKLQAEVGSTDSVKTSDVSVFKVEAGKFSNYVEVQGKIDAEENVTAYPQAQGTITAIYVKAGQRVSKGQTLVQLDNSVLKQQLAQAEAQVELTNTLYQRQKNLWDQKIGTEVQFLQAKTNLQTTQKQLDALKQQAALYSIKSPINGSVETMDLKLGQVAGPGITGINIVNDNSLKVKANVPESYAASVRTGNSVKVVVPDAKDSVTTTINFAAKAIDPVSRSFPVEVKLPTRASLRPNMTAVLKIADYTNNKAIAIPLKAIQQSETGDYVFLNENGVAKRAVVTEGSISGGMAEIKSGLKAGDQVIVDGAADIEEGDKVRVLQGIK; encoded by the coding sequence ATGAAAAAAACATTATACATACCCGCATTATTGCTTTTGGCTGCCTGCTCACAGCAAAAAGACAAAAAAACCGAGCTTGCTGAACTAAAAAAGCAACAGGCTGAATTAAACGAGAAGGTTGCGAAATTACAAGCCGAAGTAGGTTCAACAGATTCTGTGAAAACTTCTGATGTATCTGTATTTAAAGTTGAGGCAGGTAAATTCAGCAATTATGTAGAAGTACAAGGCAAAATTGACGCTGAAGAGAACGTTACCGCTTATCCGCAGGCTCAGGGCACAATTACTGCTATTTATGTAAAAGCCGGACAGCGTGTTAGCAAAGGCCAAACGTTGGTTCAGTTAGACAACAGCGTGCTAAAACAACAATTGGCGCAAGCTGAGGCACAGGTTGAATTAACGAACACACTTTATCAGCGTCAGAAAAACCTGTGGGATCAAAAAATCGGTACCGAGGTGCAGTTCTTGCAAGCTAAAACAAACCTGCAAACCACACAAAAACAGTTAGACGCGCTTAAGCAACAGGCTGCACTTTACAGTATTAAGTCGCCAATTAATGGTTCGGTAGAAACTATGGATCTAAAGTTAGGTCAGGTTGCCGGCCCTGGTATCACAGGTATCAACATAGTGAATGATAACAGCTTAAAAGTTAAAGCAAACGTTCCTGAATCATACGCGGCAAGCGTTCGTACAGGAAACAGTGTTAAGGTTGTTGTACCTGATGCTAAAGATTCAGTTACAACAACTATCAACTTTGCTGCTAAAGCGATAGATCCGGTTTCACGTAGCTTCCCGGTTGAAGTGAAGTTGCCCACCCGTGCTTCGTTACGTCCTAACATGACTGCAGTATTGAAAATAGCCGACTACACTAACAATAAAGCAATCGCAATACCGCTTAAAGCCATCCAGCAGTCAGAAACAGGCGATTATGTTTTTCTGAACGAGAACGGAGTAGCTAAACGCGCGGTTGTAACCGAGGGTTCTATTTCAGGCGGTATGGCTGAGATCAAATCGGGCCTAAAAGCTGGCGACCAGGTAATAGTTGATGGTGCTGCAGATATTGAAGAGGGTGATAAAGTGCGTGTATTACAAGGAATTAAATAA